The sequence GCGTCTTGCCGCCGACCGCCGTACCGCCGATGACCTAACCAATCTGCGCACCGCATTGGTTGATTACGAAGCCAAAGTGGCCAACAATACTGACGCGGTAGAGGAAGACATGCTTTTCCACCTCAAGATAGCCGCCGCCGCCAGAAACCCGGTGATCGAATCGATGATGATGGTGCTGATCCCCGACCTGATCAAAAACATTGTAGAGAACAAGATCTGCGGCACCGACCGCGGCTACCGTGCCGCCGATGAACACCGTGCCATACTGAAAGCTATAGACCGCCAGGATGTAAAAGCCGCCGAAGCCGCCATGTCCACGCATTTAGATGAGATATTACAATTAAGCAAAACCGGCCAGTCCGCCGCGCAACTAATAGCTAAATAATGATGGGAATAAGGAAAATATGGGCGGCCGCTTTGGTTTTAGGCACCGCCGTGCAGGGTTTTGCACAGCAGCACCCTAATATTATGCTTACTAAGGCCAACATTGCCGCCGTAAGGCAGGGTGTAGCGAAATATCCCTTATTAAGGTCATCGTTCAACGAAGTAAAACAACAAGCCGACAGGGCCATCGCCAAAGGTATCGACGTACCCGTACCTAAAGACGGCGCGGGTGGCTACACGCACGAACAGCACAAGCAGAACTACCAAAGCATGAACGCCTGCGGTATTGCCTACCAGGTGACCGGCGATAAAAAATATGCCGCTTTTGTGAAGGATATGTTGCTGAAATATGCTGCCCAGTACGAAAGCTGGCCGCAGCATCCCAAAAAGAAAAGCAACCAGATACCCGGCAAGATATTTTGGCAATGTTTGAACGATTTTGTGTGGCAGGTATATACCATACAGGCCTACGACCTGGTGCACGATGCCATCCCGGCTGGCGACCGCGCTACGATAGAGCAGCACCTGTTTATGCCGATACTGCACTACTTTACCAACGAGTGTAAAGAGACCTTCGACCTGATCCATAACCATGGCACCTGGTGCCTGTCGGCAGTGGGTATGACGGGCTACGTGATCAACAAGCCCGATTACGTGCAAATGGCGTTGAAAGGTTCGGCTAAGGATGGTAAGACCGGCTTCCTGGCGCAATTGGATCAGCTGTTCTCTCCCGATGGTTACTATACCGAGGGGCCTTACTAC comes from Mucilaginibacter mali and encodes:
- a CDS encoding FadR/GntR family transcriptional regulator, which translates into the protein MQDQLTKTFQAVKVESPVDQIINQLRNLINTGQLKPGDRLPAERILAERFAVGRSYVREAILKLEFYGLLKTSPQSGTYVSGLSIKVLDNLISDIVKFHKDDFNALIEARYYLELSAVRLAADRRTADDLTNLRTALVDYEAKVANNTDAVEEDMLFHLKIAAAARNPVIESMMMVLIPDLIKNIVENKICGTDRGYRAADEHRAILKAIDRQDVKAAEAAMSTHLDEILQLSKTGQSAAQLIAK